TGAACGAGCTGCATGCACATGTTGTCGATCAGGCGCTCATTGTACTCAATGCTACCGCCACAATCGGGCACGTTGCCAGCGAGCTTCGCATCTGGAGCAACACCTTCGGCGAGTTCTTCCCATTCGAATTTCGCACCATAGGCTTGTGCGACGGCACGTGTTTCGTCGTACCAAAGACCATCGGTGAACTTCATGATGTTGGCTTTACAGATCGAGGTGACTGCTTTGCGTTTGTTGTCGACCGCGTATTTGAATGCATAGTTGCAGATATCGCGGGTTCCCTGATAGGACATCGGCTTGATGCTGATGCCGGTTTCGTCGAGGGGGGTATTGATTTTTTTACCGGTCGCGAATTCGTTGATCTTTTCGATCAGCGATGCGGTGTTCTTTTCCCCGGCCTGGAATTCAACGCCGGCGTAGAGGTCTTCGGTGTTTTCACGTACAACGACGAGGTCGACATTGGATTCGGAGAAGTAAGTCCGGACGCCTTTGTAGGTTTTACAAGGACGAACGCAGGCATAAAGGCCGAGTTCCTGTCGCAGGAAGACGTTCACACTACGGAAGCCTTTTCCGATGGGTGTGGTGATCGGTGCTTTCAAAGCCACTTTGTTGGCGCGAATCGAATCCATCACCCGGTCGGGTACGCCGCCTTCGGCTTCGATGACTTCGATTCCACATTCCTGAACATCCCAGTCGATTTTG
This window of the Gimesia fumaroli genome carries:
- a CDS encoding isocitrate/isopropylmalate dehydrogenase family protein; its protein translation is MYKVTLIPGDGVGPEIAEATRKCVDATGVKIDWDVQECGIEVIEAEGGVPDRVMDSIRANKVALKAPITTPIGKGFRSVNVFLRQELGLYACVRPCKTYKGVRTYFSESNVDLVVVRENTEDLYAGVEFQAGEKNTASLIEKINEFATGKKINTPLDETGISIKPMSYQGTRDICNYAFKYAVDNKRKAVTSICKANIMKFTDGLWYDETRAVAQAYGAKFEWEELAEGVAPDAKLAGNVPDCGGSIEYNERLIDNMCMQLVQKPELYDVLVTSNLYGDILSDLCAGLVGGLGVAPGSNIGPESAIFEATHGSAPKYKGQNKVNPVALILSGKMMLDYLGEHDAAAKLDQAVADVIEEGKDVTYDLKDDRNDPTAVGTQEMAEAICKKMQ